Proteins from one Pirellulaceae bacterium genomic window:
- a CDS encoding endonuclease/exonuclease/phosphatase family protein encodes MRKPVIFLIGVLVAAIGWIFLKNYKMDSLTEVAVLSKSTAETDPTTAGSHMDEPKSSPLNSITSTVKQWLNPSPDPSTSVGGSSFAGKADQVIRIATFNIDAFNETKSHKPRVMNVLSRIARQFDVIAIQEIQADVDDIIPRLVDLMNKSGQRYDYAIGPRLGPVGAQEQYAFIFDGQSVLLDRAELYTVDDQDDLLLREPFVGWFRAVGPDKTEAFTFSLVNIRVDPTNADTERKVLDDVVHAVRDDGRQEDDVIILGDFRAAARELGDLDQLSDVSYAVSQIPTNTHGDQSWSNIVVQKNSTIEFTGRGGVFDFLREYNMNLEEAAEVSDHLPVWAEFSIYEGGQAGRIAELPAGAPSQATLKR; translated from the coding sequence ATGCGCAAACCGGTCATATTCTTGATTGGCGTCCTGGTCGCGGCAATCGGCTGGATCTTTTTGAAAAACTACAAGATGGACAGTCTGACTGAAGTGGCTGTCCTTTCAAAATCAACGGCTGAGACCGACCCAACAACGGCCGGCAGTCACATGGATGAACCGAAAAGTTCTCCGTTGAATTCGATCACTTCGACGGTGAAACAGTGGCTAAATCCAAGCCCCGATCCGTCGACATCCGTTGGGGGATCCAGTTTTGCCGGCAAGGCAGATCAAGTCATCCGAATTGCAACGTTCAACATCGATGCGTTCAATGAAACGAAATCACATAAACCGCGTGTGATGAACGTGCTGTCGCGAATCGCTCGGCAATTCGACGTGATCGCCATTCAGGAGATTCAGGCCGATGTCGACGACATCATTCCCCGACTCGTTGATTTGATGAACAAATCAGGCCAGCGTTACGATTACGCAATTGGTCCACGATTGGGACCTGTTGGTGCACAAGAACAGTACGCATTCATTTTTGATGGCCAATCGGTCCTATTAGATCGAGCGGAATTGTATACGGTCGATGACCAAGATGATCTTCTCTTGCGAGAACCCTTTGTTGGTTGGTTTCGCGCCGTAGGACCAGATAAAACCGAGGCCTTCACCTTCAGTCTCGTCAATATTCGTGTTGATCCGACCAATGCTGACACCGAGCGAAAGGTCCTGGATGATGTTGTCCACGCGGTCCGAGATGACGGTCGACAGGAAGACGATGTCATTATCCTAGGTGACTTCCGAGCTGCAGCGAGGGAACTCGGCGATTTGGATCAACTATCGGATGTAAGCTACGCCGTCAGCCAAATTCCCACCAATACGCATGGGGATCAATCATGGTCGAACATTGTGGTACAAAAGAATTCCACCATCGAATTCACAGGACGGGGAGGCGTTTTTGATTTCCTCCGAGAATACAACATGAATCTCGAAGAAGCGGCGGAAGTATCTGATCACCTTCCGGTTTGGGCGGAGTTTTCAATCTACGAAGGCGGCCAGGCAGGTCGAATTGCCGAACTTCCTGCGGGTGCTCCCAGCCAGGCTACGCTCAAACGCTAA
- a CDS encoding 3'-5' exonuclease → MSSGKVKYFVFDVESVADGELVSQVRFPDESLGSQEAVQRYRQQLIEERNSDFIPYTFQIPISVVIAKVTEDFEIDDIVLLDEPEFRPHVIAEHFWRGWERYDAPTFVSFNGRTFDIPLMELAAYRYGVGVPKWFTQNARSWEQPRNRYNTDAHLDLQDLLCNFGATRFNGGLNLAAHLLGKPGKMDVQGHMVQDMYDRGELDRINDYCRCDVLDTYFVFLRGCVLTGRISLEREQEIIATTKEWLSKNADGSPAYQQYLREWGDWQNPWDRQGS, encoded by the coding sequence GTGAGTTCTGGAAAAGTGAAGTATTTCGTTTTCGATGTCGAGAGTGTAGCGGACGGTGAGTTGGTTTCCCAGGTGCGATTTCCCGATGAATCGCTCGGTTCACAGGAAGCTGTCCAGCGATACCGCCAGCAATTGATAGAGGAACGAAACTCGGATTTCATCCCTTATACCTTTCAAATACCCATCTCAGTCGTAATTGCGAAGGTGACGGAAGACTTTGAGATCGACGATATTGTCCTGCTTGACGAACCCGAATTCAGACCGCATGTGATCGCAGAGCATTTTTGGCGGGGTTGGGAGCGTTACGATGCACCGACTTTCGTTAGCTTCAATGGTCGTACCTTTGATATTCCACTGATGGAGTTGGCGGCGTATCGCTATGGGGTTGGTGTCCCGAAATGGTTCACTCAGAATGCAAGGTCCTGGGAACAACCTCGAAATCGCTACAACACGGATGCCCATCTTGATCTTCAGGATCTTCTTTGTAACTTTGGTGCAACACGATTTAATGGGGGCCTGAATCTGGCTGCACACTTGCTTGGGAAACCTGGGAAAATGGATGTGCAGGGTCACATGGTACAGGACATGTACGATCGAGGAGAGCTCGATCGGATCAACGACTACTGTCGATGTGATGTGTTGGACACCTACTTCGTTTTCTTGCGGGGCTGCGTATTGACCGGTCGAATAAGCTTAGAACGTGAGCAAGAAATCATTGCCACAACCAAAGAATGGCTAAGCAAGAATGCAGACGGTTCACCCGCCTATCAGCAGTACCTCAGAGAATGGGGAGATTGGCAGAATCCTTGGGATCGTCAAGGGAGTTAG
- the pepT gene encoding peptidase T — MNTERLLARFLRYVSVDTTANDTTDDYPSSEGQFELGRLLVDELKQMGIHEVSQNDRGIVLATMPGNTKHEAPTVVLNSHLDTSPETTGKNVNPQVIRDYRGGDIALPNEQNQIIRVAENPELNQLIGCTLITTDGTTLLGGDDKAGLAIIMESIQSLGEQPDILHGPIRVAFTCDEEIGRGVDHVDVPSLNAAACYTLDGPGAGRIDVETFSADLATITIRGINIHPSIAKGRMVNAIKAGAALIDRLPSTHLSPETTSEREGFLHPYSFDGGVGEVTLRILIRDFDTPKLSAHAAMLNKLAEEVKREFPGTEFDLQLSAQYRNLADGLAIEPRAAGFAEEAFRRLNLPCQRSIIRGGTDGSRFTELGLPTPNLSSGQHNPHSILEWACLDEMAQAVQVNLELFQVWAETQAEPKK, encoded by the coding sequence ATGAATACCGAACGACTTCTGGCACGATTCCTACGTTACGTAAGCGTCGATACGACTGCGAACGACACCACGGATGATTATCCGAGTAGCGAAGGTCAATTCGAACTTGGCCGTCTGCTTGTCGACGAACTCAAACAGATGGGAATTCATGAAGTCTCTCAAAACGATCGGGGGATCGTCCTCGCCACCATGCCCGGCAACACGAAGCACGAGGCTCCCACTGTCGTGCTAAATTCGCACCTGGATACGTCCCCGGAAACAACGGGAAAAAACGTAAACCCGCAAGTGATTCGTGATTATCGTGGCGGGGATATCGCCTTACCTAACGAGCAAAATCAGATCATTCGCGTCGCCGAAAACCCCGAACTAAATCAACTAATCGGCTGTACTTTGATCACAACAGATGGGACAACACTCCTGGGAGGCGACGATAAGGCCGGATTAGCGATCATCATGGAATCGATCCAATCACTGGGCGAACAACCCGATATCCTGCACGGGCCAATCCGAGTTGCCTTCACCTGTGATGAAGAGATTGGACGAGGAGTCGATCATGTCGACGTCCCCAGCTTGAACGCCGCAGCCTGCTACACTCTCGATGGCCCCGGAGCGGGTCGAATTGACGTTGAAACATTTTCAGCCGATCTGGCCACCATCACCATTCGTGGCATCAACATTCACCCATCCATTGCGAAAGGCAGGATGGTCAATGCGATCAAAGCAGGAGCCGCCTTGATCGATCGCCTGCCCAGCACACACCTTTCACCAGAAACAACCAGCGAACGTGAGGGCTTCTTACACCCGTACAGCTTTGATGGAGGGGTGGGAGAAGTGACCCTTCGTATCCTGATCCGAGATTTTGACACTCCCAAGCTATCAGCGCATGCTGCCATGCTGAACAAACTTGCCGAAGAAGTGAAACGCGAATTCCCCGGCACCGAATTCGATCTCCAACTCTCCGCCCAATATCGAAATCTCGCGGATGGACTCGCAATCGAACCCCGTGCTGCCGGATTTGCCGAAGAGGCATTTCGACGACTTAACCTACCATGCCAACGATCCATCATTCGTGGGGGAACCGATGGATCACGATTCACCGAACTTGGCCTGCCAACACCGAATTTGTCTTCCGGCCAACACAATCCTCACTCGATCTTGGAATGGGCCTGCTTGGATGAAATGGCGCAAGCTGTTCAGGTCAATCTTGAGCTGTTTCAAGTGTGGGCGGAAACCCAAGCGGAACCTAAAAAATAA
- a CDS encoding adenylate/guanylate cyclase domain-containing protein: MADLIAQGPNRSDRWRRPLPTNEPIMLGRGQDAWKVAWDNRISRQHAKLCWKYSALQVEAIPDRPNPIFFHGEPASRFSIRQGEHFVIGATTFTVVDAAINVTIDIPRPVTQQTFSPDYLRRIDFRHARQQIEALSRLPEIIAGAVTDQELCARLVNLLLTGVTSAKAVAVVRAPSDQDPPEQIEVLHWDRTEDIEHSFQPCGHLIREAIQAKQSVVYLWRGQASADEQRSVKEFDWAFCIPVPGDSCSNWAIYVAGNTAESERSSITPDDFQDSLKFVELLATTVGSVCDVRLLQRRTASLSHFFSPPVRDALANSDPELTLAPREADVAVLFCDLRGFSRESERAADDLFGLLERVSGSLGIMTRQILDHGGVIGDFHGDAAMGFWGWPWPQTDAISQACLAAIQIRAAFEVAASHDEHRMSGFRVGMGLATGRAVAGKIGTIDQVKVTVFGPVVNTAARLEGMTRQFGNVILIDAKTASEARTHFPTDVARIRRLAEFRPYGMESTVEVFELQPANSFDSFEDSYSRGMAAFEHGDWEQAKELLETVSDVDPARNYFLDFMAQQAFTPPPNWDGVIPLNSK; this comes from the coding sequence ATGGCTGACCTAATCGCTCAGGGGCCCAATCGATCCGATCGCTGGCGCCGCCCCCTTCCGACGAATGAGCCGATCATGCTGGGGCGAGGCCAAGATGCCTGGAAAGTGGCTTGGGATAATCGCATTTCCCGTCAGCACGCGAAACTGTGCTGGAAATATTCGGCACTTCAGGTTGAGGCAATTCCCGACCGTCCCAATCCCATCTTTTTTCATGGCGAGCCCGCTAGTCGATTCAGCATCCGTCAGGGGGAGCACTTTGTGATTGGCGCGACAACTTTCACCGTCGTGGATGCCGCAATCAATGTAACAATCGACATTCCACGTCCTGTCACCCAACAGACTTTCAGTCCCGACTACTTACGCCGAATCGACTTTCGGCACGCACGTCAACAAATTGAGGCGTTGAGTCGCCTACCAGAAATTATTGCAGGTGCGGTGACCGACCAGGAACTCTGTGCACGGCTCGTCAATCTGCTGTTGACGGGCGTTACCTCCGCAAAGGCAGTTGCCGTCGTCCGCGCTCCTTCCGATCAAGATCCTCCCGAACAAATCGAAGTATTGCATTGGGATCGAACTGAAGACATCGAACACAGCTTCCAGCCCTGTGGTCATTTAATCCGAGAGGCAATCCAAGCCAAACAGAGTGTCGTCTATCTTTGGCGTGGACAAGCTTCTGCTGACGAGCAGCGGAGCGTCAAAGAATTTGACTGGGCTTTTTGCATACCTGTTCCCGGTGACAGCTGTTCCAATTGGGCGATCTACGTCGCTGGAAACACGGCGGAAAGCGAGCGATCATCGATCACGCCCGATGACTTTCAAGACTCGCTGAAGTTTGTCGAGCTACTGGCTACGACCGTGGGCAGCGTCTGTGATGTGCGTTTATTGCAGCGCCGCACCGCATCGCTTTCTCATTTTTTTTCGCCACCCGTTCGAGATGCATTAGCCAACTCGGATCCAGAATTGACGCTTGCACCGCGTGAAGCGGACGTCGCTGTTCTGTTTTGCGACCTGCGCGGGTTCTCACGGGAGTCTGAACGGGCGGCTGACGATTTATTCGGACTGCTGGAACGCGTCAGTGGATCGTTAGGCATTATGACTCGGCAAATCCTCGACCACGGTGGGGTGATCGGCGACTTTCATGGTGACGCAGCGATGGGATTCTGGGGTTGGCCCTGGCCGCAAACCGACGCAATCTCACAAGCTTGCTTGGCCGCCATTCAGATACGTGCTGCTTTCGAGGTTGCCGCTTCACATGACGAGCACAGGATGTCAGGATTCCGGGTGGGCATGGGCCTGGCCACGGGACGGGCAGTCGCGGGAAAAATTGGCACCATCGACCAGGTAAAAGTAACGGTCTTTGGCCCAGTCGTGAACACAGCGGCCCGCTTGGAAGGCATGACGCGTCAATTCGGCAATGTCATTCTCATCGATGCCAAAACGGCGTCCGAGGCACGCACTCATTTCCCGACGGATGTCGCTCGAATTCGTCGCCTGGCCGAATTCCGACCGTACGGGATGGAATCCACCGTCGAGGTCTTCGAACTGCAACCTGCCAATAGTTTCGACTCATTTGAAGATAGCTACAGCCGTGGCATGGCTGCATTTGAACACGGTGACTGGGAGCAGGCGAAGGAGTTATTGGAAACAGTCAGCGATGTGGATCCGGCACGAAACTACTTCCTTGATTTCATGGCCCAGCAGGCATTCACACCGCCTCCGAACTGGGATGGTGTTATTCCGTTGAACAGCAAATAA